One window of Sinorhizobium fredii NGR234 genomic DNA carries:
- a CDS encoding KpsF/GutQ family sugar-phosphate isomerase: MMGLRHVKGEGHSPSAILDSIGRTLTTASNGIKALAEHLATDESFAQSLVEAVELVGDGHGRVVVSGVGKSGHIGRKIAATLASTGTSAYFVHPTEASHGDLGMVTSDDVLILLSWSGETAELANMLTYAKRFKVPIVSISSNRDSILARNSEIALVLPKVPEACPHGLAPTTSAMLQLAVGDALAIALLERRGFSAEDFKTFHPGGKLGAQLRLVHELAHVADQMPLLVVGRPMSEAVIEMSAKGFGVVGIVDEGGVLVGVITDGDLRRHMAGDLLGQPVEEVMSCHPKVIQADVLASAAMEFMQEHKVTVLFLVDETGMPEGILHIHDLLRAGVA, encoded by the coding sequence ATGATGGGCTTGCGACATGTGAAGGGTGAGGGGCATTCCCCCAGCGCCATTCTGGACTCTATCGGCCGGACGCTGACGACGGCGAGCAACGGCATCAAGGCACTGGCCGAGCACCTGGCGACGGACGAAAGTTTTGCGCAGAGCCTCGTCGAGGCGGTCGAACTGGTCGGCGACGGGCATGGCCGCGTCGTCGTTTCCGGCGTCGGCAAGAGCGGGCATATCGGCCGGAAGATCGCCGCGACCCTGGCCTCCACCGGCACCTCCGCCTATTTCGTCCACCCGACCGAGGCCAGCCACGGCGACCTCGGCATGGTCACTTCCGATGACGTTCTCATCCTGTTGTCCTGGTCGGGAGAGACGGCGGAGCTCGCCAACATGCTCACCTATGCCAAGCGCTTCAAGGTGCCGATCGTATCGATCTCGTCGAACCGCGACAGCATCCTGGCCCGCAATTCCGAGATCGCCCTCGTGCTTCCAAAGGTGCCCGAGGCCTGTCCGCACGGGTTGGCGCCGACGACTTCGGCCATGCTGCAGCTCGCCGTCGGCGATGCGCTGGCAATCGCGCTTCTGGAACGGCGCGGTTTTTCCGCGGAGGATTTCAAGACTTTCCACCCGGGCGGCAAGCTCGGCGCGCAGTTGCGCCTCGTGCACGAGCTGGCGCATGTGGCGGATCAGATGCCGCTACTCGTCGTCGGCCGGCCGATGAGCGAAGCCGTCATCGAAATGTCGGCGAAAGGTTTCGGCGTCGTCGGCATCGTCGATGAAGGCGGCGTGCTGGTCGGGGTGATCACCGACGGCGATTTGCGCCGGCACATGGCCGGAGACCTGCTTGGCCAGCCGGTCGAAGAGGTGATGTCGTGTCACCCGAAGGTGATCCAGGCAGACGTGCTGGCGAGCGCCGCCATGGAATTCATGCAGGAGCACAAGGTTACCGTGCTGTTCCTCGTCGACGAAACAGGGATG